The Carassius gibelio isolate Cgi1373 ecotype wild population from Czech Republic chromosome B14, carGib1.2-hapl.c, whole genome shotgun sequence genome has a segment encoding these proteins:
- the mtus1a gene encoding microtubule-associated tumor suppressor 1 homolog A isoform X2: protein MFFSSKFSLSNIHVRLTAKGLLRNLQLLSGCKSTVVFQAVDKNKSRTISRNQQAPTNAQPDLVPPESKSRNVEYYKTVCEKKNQTIQQLENTLRSNNRRFEAVAVVIKHLCAGHEETMKQRRELSQELVTLREELVSSAHSCERLEQEKEELRAAFDGVLQKVQEQHRSDLTDLEERLKTFYSTEWEKVHQTYQEEADKCKAQMEQQLKELREKHEALKKELEVSHMEEVDGLKLQFEETFKELRQSHEKEMQTFNATLKESEDTLSNRIQELMMENNNLKEKLDAEVKRRKDLAEKTQDSHTLYLEQELESLKVVLDLKNKQIHEQAKKLMQIDKLMERNVKLDECLKKLQQENEDLKARMDRHAALSRQLSTEQAVLQETLQKESKVNKRLSMENEELLWKLHNGDLSSPRKVSPSPSLNLQSPRNSAVFSSPPVSPR, encoded by the exons ATGTTTTTCTCTTCCAAATTTTCACTGTCCAACATCCATGTGAGGCTGACAGCGAAGGGATTGCTCAGAAACCTCCAGCTGCTGTCAGGATGCAAGAGCACTGTGGTGTTTCAGGCAG TTGACAAGAACAAGTCAAGGACGATTTCCCGAAACCAGCAAGCCCCGACAAATGCGCAACCGGATCTGGTACCACCAGAGAGCAAGTCTAGAAATGTGGAGTACTACAAAACTGTGTGTGAGAAGAAGAACCAGACCATTCAACAGCTGGAAAACACGCTCCGATCCAACAACCGCAGATTCGAGGCAGTGGCTGTGGTCATAAAGCATCTATGTGCTGGG CATGAGGAGACGATGAAGCAGCGCAGGGAGCTGTCTCAGGAGCTGGTCACCTTGCGTGAGGAGCTGg TGAGCTCGGCTCACTCCTGTGAGCGTCTGGAGCAGGAGAAGGAGGAACTGCGTGCAGCTTTTGATGGAGTTCTACAGAAGGTCCAGGAGCAGCACCGCTCGGACCTCACTGACCTCGAGGAGAGACTAAAGACCTTTTACTCCACTGAGTGGGAGAAGGTCCATCAGACCTACCAGGAGGAGGCTGACAAGTGCAAAGCTCAGATGGAGCAGCAG CTAAAAGAGTTGCGAGAAAAACATGAGGCTTTGAAGAAGGAACTGGAAGTCAGCCATATGGAGGAGGTGGATGGCCTTAAACTACAGTTTGAAGAGACTTTCAAAG AACTCAGACAGTCCCATGAAAAGGAAATGCAGACTTTCAATGCAACACTGAAGGAATCCGAGGACACGTTATCT AATCGAATTCAGGAGCTCATGATGGAGAATAACAACCTCAAAGAAAAACTAGATGCTGAAGTGAAGAGAAGGAAGGATCTGGCTGAGAAAACACAG GACTCGCATACTCTTTATCTGGAGCAGGAGCTTGAAAGCCTTAAAGTAGTGTTGGACCTCAAGAACAAACAGATCCATGAACAGGCCAAGAAACTCATGCAGATAGACAAACTG ATGGAGAGGAATGTGAAGCTGGATGAATGTCTTAAGAAACTGCAACAGGAAAACGAGGACCTTAAAGCCAGAATGGACAGACATGCTGCTTTGTCAAG ACAACTGTCCACAGAGCAGGCGGTTTTGCAGGAAACCCTCCAGAAGGAGTCCAAAGTGAACAAACGCCTATCTATGGAGAATGAAGAGCTGCTCTGGAAGCTCCACAACGGTGATCTGAGCAGCCCCCGTAAGGTCTCCCCTTCCCCGTCCCTGAATCTCCAGTCACCGCGGAACTCTGCAGTGTTCTCCAGCCCTCCTGTCTCGCCCAGATAA
- the mtus1a gene encoding microtubule-associated tumor suppressor 1 homolog A isoform X3, with translation MYICATIWVMVITYQVSRYIDKNKSRTISRNQQAPTNAQPDLVPPESKSRNVEYYKTVCEKKNQTIQQLENTLRSNNRRFEAVAVVIKHLCAGHEETMKQRRELSQELVTLREELVSSAHSCERLEQEKEELRAAFDGVLQKVQEQHRSDLTDLEERLKTFYSTEWEKVHQTYQEEADKCKAQMEQQLKELREKHEALKKELEVSHMEEVDGLKLQFEETFKELRQSHEKEMQTFNATLKESEDTLSNRIQELMMENNNLKEKLDAEVKRRKDLAEKTQDSHTLYLEQELESLKVVLDLKNKQIHEQAKKLMQIDKLMERNVKLDECLKKLQQENEDLKARMDRHAALSRQLSTEQAVLQETLQKESKVNKRLSMENEELLWKLHNGDLSSPRKVSPSPSLNLQSPRNSAVFSSPPVSPR, from the exons ATGTATATTTGTGCCACAATTTGGGTTATGGTCATCACCTACCAAGTCAGTAGATACA TTGACAAGAACAAGTCAAGGACGATTTCCCGAAACCAGCAAGCCCCGACAAATGCGCAACCGGATCTGGTACCACCAGAGAGCAAGTCTAGAAATGTGGAGTACTACAAAACTGTGTGTGAGAAGAAGAACCAGACCATTCAACAGCTGGAAAACACGCTCCGATCCAACAACCGCAGATTCGAGGCAGTGGCTGTGGTCATAAAGCATCTATGTGCTGGG CATGAGGAGACGATGAAGCAGCGCAGGGAGCTGTCTCAGGAGCTGGTCACCTTGCGTGAGGAGCTGg TGAGCTCGGCTCACTCCTGTGAGCGTCTGGAGCAGGAGAAGGAGGAACTGCGTGCAGCTTTTGATGGAGTTCTACAGAAGGTCCAGGAGCAGCACCGCTCGGACCTCACTGACCTCGAGGAGAGACTAAAGACCTTTTACTCCACTGAGTGGGAGAAGGTCCATCAGACCTACCAGGAGGAGGCTGACAAGTGCAAAGCTCAGATGGAGCAGCAG CTAAAAGAGTTGCGAGAAAAACATGAGGCTTTGAAGAAGGAACTGGAAGTCAGCCATATGGAGGAGGTGGATGGCCTTAAACTACAGTTTGAAGAGACTTTCAAAG AACTCAGACAGTCCCATGAAAAGGAAATGCAGACTTTCAATGCAACACTGAAGGAATCCGAGGACACGTTATCT AATCGAATTCAGGAGCTCATGATGGAGAATAACAACCTCAAAGAAAAACTAGATGCTGAAGTGAAGAGAAGGAAGGATCTGGCTGAGAAAACACAG GACTCGCATACTCTTTATCTGGAGCAGGAGCTTGAAAGCCTTAAAGTAGTGTTGGACCTCAAGAACAAACAGATCCATGAACAGGCCAAGAAACTCATGCAGATAGACAAACTG ATGGAGAGGAATGTGAAGCTGGATGAATGTCTTAAGAAACTGCAACAGGAAAACGAGGACCTTAAAGCCAGAATGGACAGACATGCTGCTTTGTCAAG ACAACTGTCCACAGAGCAGGCGGTTTTGCAGGAAACCCTCCAGAAGGAGTCCAAAGTGAACAAACGCCTATCTATGGAGAATGAAGAGCTGCTCTGGAAGCTCCACAACGGTGATCTGAGCAGCCCCCGTAAGGTCTCCCCTTCCCCGTCCCTGAATCTCCAGTCACCGCGGAACTCTGCAGTGTTCTCCAGCCCTCCTGTCTCGCCCAGATAA
- the mtus1a gene encoding microtubule-associated tumor suppressor 1 homolog A isoform X4, whose protein sequence is MGCSGSKVCLNAPCAGHRHEETMKQRRELSQELVTLREELVSSAHSCERLEQEKEELRAAFDGVLQKVQEQHRSDLTDLEERLKTFYSTEWEKVHQTYQEEADKCKAQMEQQLKELREKHEALKKELEVSHMEEVDGLKLQFEETFKELRQSHEKEMQTFNATLKESEDTLSNRIQELMMENNNLKEKLDAEVKRRKDLAEKTQDSHTLYLEQELESLKVVLDLKNKQIHEQAKKLMQIDKLMERNVKLDECLKKLQQENEDLKARMDRHAALSRQLSTEQAVLQETLQKESKVNKRLSMENEELLWKLHNGDLSSPRKVSPSPSLNLQSPRNSAVFSSPPVSPR, encoded by the exons ATGGGCTGCTCGGGCAGCAAAGTGTGCCTTAACGCTCCCTGCGCTGGACACCGG CATGAGGAGACGATGAAGCAGCGCAGGGAGCTGTCTCAGGAGCTGGTCACCTTGCGTGAGGAGCTGg TGAGCTCGGCTCACTCCTGTGAGCGTCTGGAGCAGGAGAAGGAGGAACTGCGTGCAGCTTTTGATGGAGTTCTACAGAAGGTCCAGGAGCAGCACCGCTCGGACCTCACTGACCTCGAGGAGAGACTAAAGACCTTTTACTCCACTGAGTGGGAGAAGGTCCATCAGACCTACCAGGAGGAGGCTGACAAGTGCAAAGCTCAGATGGAGCAGCAG CTAAAAGAGTTGCGAGAAAAACATGAGGCTTTGAAGAAGGAACTGGAAGTCAGCCATATGGAGGAGGTGGATGGCCTTAAACTACAGTTTGAAGAGACTTTCAAAG AACTCAGACAGTCCCATGAAAAGGAAATGCAGACTTTCAATGCAACACTGAAGGAATCCGAGGACACGTTATCT AATCGAATTCAGGAGCTCATGATGGAGAATAACAACCTCAAAGAAAAACTAGATGCTGAAGTGAAGAGAAGGAAGGATCTGGCTGAGAAAACACAG GACTCGCATACTCTTTATCTGGAGCAGGAGCTTGAAAGCCTTAAAGTAGTGTTGGACCTCAAGAACAAACAGATCCATGAACAGGCCAAGAAACTCATGCAGATAGACAAACTG ATGGAGAGGAATGTGAAGCTGGATGAATGTCTTAAGAAACTGCAACAGGAAAACGAGGACCTTAAAGCCAGAATGGACAGACATGCTGCTTTGTCAAG ACAACTGTCCACAGAGCAGGCGGTTTTGCAGGAAACCCTCCAGAAGGAGTCCAAAGTGAACAAACGCCTATCTATGGAGAATGAAGAGCTGCTCTGGAAGCTCCACAACGGTGATCTGAGCAGCCCCCGTAAGGTCTCCCCTTCCCCGTCCCTGAATCTCCAGTCACCGCGGAACTCTGCAGTGTTCTCCAGCCCTCCTGTCTCGCCCAGATAA
- the pdgfrl gene encoding platelet-derived growth factor receptor-like protein — protein MKLWLFFTLALLWLELQNGVCQQVKRKKEDGENRIRPGRKRVKVRYPKVKEKEAGSKSQSILTQVLDKGRFLRLGESLSLSPGKTMELRCKGTNIGWAYPSYLDTFNDNRLSIKQHERYSQLILSSPSAADTGEYSCWVVLCDGQECTKDGESTSATYIYFTDKEELFVPSAIYFEIIYLHPDKPATVPCRVSNPKINVSLHREVPAEEIAVDGTQISYNPMKGFIILNPAPEHKGAYYCKANSTTKTTSQISTKYQLLYVEVPSGPPFATIEASSNIVSGGDIFNVTCTVLGEPEMNVSFSWRYPGQGQRPVSIHDSWRLINRGVGHTTRISQSVMTVDDVETIDYGKYICTTKNKHGVTLVATTVKSHE, from the exons GTGTGTGTCAGCAGGTCAAGCGTAAGAAAGAGGATGGTGAGAACCGCATTAGACCAGGAAGAAAGAGGGTGAAGGTTCGCTACCCCAAAGTAAAAGAAAAGGAGGCAGGAAGCAAGAGCCAGTCCATTCTCACCCAGGTCCTTgataaaggccgttttctcagaCTGGGCGAGAGCCTTTCCTTGAGTCCTGGCAAAACAATGGAACTGAGATGCAAAGGGACTAATATTGGCTGGGCATATCCCTCTTATCTGGACACCTTCAATGACAACCGCCTCAG CATCAAGCAGCATGAGCGGTACAGTCAGCTGATTCTGTCGTCTCCCTCAGCTGCTGACACCGGGGAGTACAGCTGCTGGGTGGTGCTCTGTGACGGACAAGAATGTACAAAAGATGGAGAAAGCACCTCTGCTACATACATATACTTTACAG ACAAAGAAGAGCTGTTTGTCCCCTCTGCCATCTATTTTGAGATCATCTACCTGCACCCTGACAAGCCTGCCACTGTCCCGTGCCGGGTGTCAAACCCCAAAATCAACGTCTCGCTGCATAGGGAAGTTCCTGCAGAAGAAATTGCTGTGGACGGGACCCAGATCTCTTACAATCCCATGAAAGGCTTCATCATCCTAAACCCCGCTCCAGAACACAAGGGCGCTTATTACTGCAAGGCCAACAGCACCACGAAAACCACTTCACAAATATCCACGAAATACCAGCTGCTGTATGTGGAAG TGCCTAGTGGCCCCCCTTTTGCGACTATTGAGGCTTCTTCGAACATAGTGAGTGGTGGAGACATCTTCAATGTTACATGCACAGTTCTGGGGGAACCGGAGATGAACGTCAGCTTCAGCTGGAGGTATCCTGGCCAG GGCCAGAGGCCGGTGAGCATTCATGACTCCTGGCGACTGATAAACCGTGGAGTGGGACACACAACACGCATCTCCCAGAGCGTCATGACAGTGGATGATGTTGAAACCATTGACTATGGAAAGTACATCTGCACCACCAAAAATAAGCATGGAGTGACATTGGTGGCCACAACGGTAAAGTCACACGAATAA